AGCCTGTTCCAAGTTCCAGTACCCTTGAGTATTTTCTCGGATTGGATAGTCTTGCAAGCAGGACTGAGTCTGTTGTAAAGCGATGGCCTCTCTTTGGCTGAATTATTCGGACGCCTTCCAGGATGTCGAGGGTTGTATCCGGAAAACCCGCGTCAAATCCCCCCTCACCCCCCTTTACAAAAGGGGGGATATTATTTTCCCCCATTGATAAATGGGGACTATTATTTTCCCCCTTTGAAAAAGGGGGATTAAGGGGGATTTTCATCGGGCTATACTCACTCTCTGCCCGATCTCCTCGCAAGTTCAATTATATCCTTAAGCGGAATACCTGTCTTCAGCGCCAGCGCCTTGCAATCCTCATATTCAGGCACTATATTGTGTACACCATTCGAGCCTCCCGAAATTTTGATCCGGACCCTTCCATAGGGGAGCTGGACTTCTTTAATATCGCGTGCCAGGACAAAACGGGACAGCTTTCCTACCCTGACCCCGATTGATGTTGTCTCCCTGAATATTATTTCCCTGAGCACATTTAATGTCCCTGTATCTGCGATTACAGAAAGCATTTGCGCCGGCCTGTTCTTCTTCATAATTATTGGCGTAATATATACGTCAAGGGCGCCTGCTTCAAATAGGCGGTCCATCAGATATTCATAAATCTGTGGATTCATGTCATCAATGTTAGTCTCTATGACGCAGACTTCGTCAGTGCCAAGTGCCCCGGCGTCCTCTCCAATAAATACCCTCAGGATATTCGGCTTTTCGCTCAACTCCCATCCACCGGCGCCGTATCCGATCTGAGAGGGTGTCATCTTTGGCAAAGGCTGAAATGAAGATGCAAAGGCAGTGATTATTGCAGCACCTGTAGGGGTGGTCAATTCCCGCTCAATCCCGCTTGAGTACACCGGCACATCCTTAAGGAGTTCCGCAGTCACAGGCGCAGGAATGGGGAAGATGCCATGCGACATTTTGACAGTCCCACTGCCTGTGTCAACCGGAGATGATATGACCTTATCTATGCCAAGCAGATGAAAGGCATAGACAGAGCCAACTATATCCACAATAGTATCTATGTGTCCTACTTCATGGAAGTGGACGTCTTCAACCGGACAATTGTGAACAACAGACTCTGCTACGGCAAGCCGCTGGAATATTGAAAGGCTTTTGGTCTTAATTTCCTGCGAAAGATTACTGTCTGAGATGATCTGTCTTAAGTCTTTTAAAGGCCTGCCTGGAAGGTCCGGGCTCTCTATAACTACATCCACTTTGGTTGCCTTAACACCCTTCTTTAAGACCGTATTGGCAGAGATAGAGTATCCTTCAAGGTTGAGCTGTGAAAGCCCCTCTTTGAGCTTGTCAAAGGGGACACCGGCATCAACCATGGCGCCGAGGATCATGTCTCCGCTGATACCGCTGGAACAATCAAACCAGGCTATCTTCACTCGAAAATCTCCGTTCAAATCCCCCCTATCCCCCCTTTACTAAAGGGGGGGAAAGTAATTCTCCCTTTTATGCATGGGAGAATTACTTTCCCCCTTTGTAAAGGGGGACTAAGGGGGATTTTTCATCTGCCTTTGTGAGCCCTGAGCTGTGAGCTTGTCGAACAGTCGAAGGGCTCATGACGGTTCACCTGAAAATCCCTCTATTCATCCTTCGACAAGCTCAGGATGAACGCCTGAGTTCTTCGAAGGCGGTGTTTGGCAACCTGGCTTCCCGTTCATCCTGAGCTTGTCGAAGGATGAATTTTATGTACCTTTGTGCGCCCTGACCCCTGAAACTACTCGCCGATCAGGTTGATCTTGTGCGCCATGCAGGCGGCGCCAAAGCCGTTGTCTATGTTCATGACTGCCACACCTGCAGCGCAGCTATTAAGCATGGTAAGAAGCGCTGCTACGCCTCCAAAGCTTGCACCGTATCCGTTGCTTGTGGGAACTGCAATAACCGGCTGGGAGGCAAGGCCGCCGACCACGCTTGAAAGGGCTCCATCCATGCCTGCAACGACTATGATGACACGGGGCTTCCGCAACGCATCACGGTTATCAAGCAGTCTGTGGATGCCTGCAACGCCAACATCATATAGGGTCTTTACCCTGCTGCCAAAGGCGTCAAGCAATGCATGGGCCTCTTCTGCAACTGGCATGTCTGATGTGCCACCTGAAACAATCAGCACAGTGCCTTTAGTGAGGGCCTTCTTTTTGTGGAGGATGGTTACGACCCGGCCATGCTCATTATACTCAGCCCTGCTGTCAATAGCTGAAAGCGCGTTGAATATATCCTGTCCTGCCCTCGTTGCTATGATGTCTCCCTTTTTATCGAGTATTCGTTCAGCTATCCTGACTACCTGATTGACCTTCTTACCTTCGCAATATATTACCTCAGGCATCCCCTGCCTCAGGTGTCGGTGGTGGTCAATGCGGGCAAAATCGAGGTTCTCGTAGGGCAGATGCCGCAGGCGGTCAAGGGCCTTGTCTACACCAAGTTTGCCTGTCTTAACCAGGCTTAAAATCCTGGCAATATCTTCAGGTTTCATCTAAAATTCTCCGTTCAAATCCCTCCTGCCACCTTTACTAAAGGGGGGGAACTGATTTCCATCTTTTATACAGAGAAGAATTACTTTCCCCCGTTCTAAAGTGGGGTAACTAATTTCCCCCTTTGTAAAAGGGGGATTAAGGGGGATTTTTATTCCCCGCCTGCTTCTCGCATCATCAGGTCGTGCACAACCTGCTGTACATCCTTTTCTTCATATAGCAGGCTATAGACCTCATGTGTAATGGGCATTGAGACATCATACCTCTTTGCAAGCTCCCATGCCGCCTTTGTTGTCTTAACACCCTCTGCCACCATACCCCTGCCTGACAATTCCGAGAATGTATCCCTTAATTTGACTCCCTGCCCGAGCCTGTACCCAAGTGTCCTGTTCCTGCTGAGCTCACCAGTGCATGTCAATACGAGGTCTCCAAGCCCGGATAGCCCGTAGAAGGTAGGCGCCTGTGCACCCATTGCCGTTCCAAGCCTCTTTATCTCTGCAAGCCCGCGGGTTATCAGTGCCGCTCTTGTATTGTGTCCAAAACCGAGGCCGTCCGCGCACCCGGTGGCAATCGCGATTACATTCTTAAGAGACCCGCCTATCTCGACACCTGTGATATCAAAATTTGTATAGACCCTGAAGTACGAACGTAGGAACAGTGCCTGCATTTCCTTAGCAAGCGCCTCATTGGCCGAGGCAATTGTAATGGCCGTCGGGTGCTTTTGCGCCACCTCTTTTGCAAAACTTGGCCCTGAAATTACAGCATACCTCTTATGTGCCACTGCCGGTGACAGAATATCTCCTAATACCTCTGAGACAGTTTGAAGTGTATCAGTTGTAATACCCTTTGTAGCGCTTACCACCGGGACATCAGGCATGAAATCATTTAATTCTTTAAATACATCCCCTACCGCATGGGAAGGGACAACAGAAAGTATTATGTCACATGCCGTTACTGCCTCTTTAAGTGAATTTGTAGGTTCAATGTTTTCAGGAAGTTTATAGCCGGGGAGGTATATGCTGTTCTCCCTTTCTTTTTTTATAACCTCTACGAGATCCTTTTCATAGACCCATAACCTGATTTCATTGTCTTTTTCAGCAAGCAGTTTCGCAAGGGTTGTACCCCAACTGCCTGCACCTAATACTGCGATCTTACGGCTCATAAGAAATAACCATGTCTCCGATACTCTACTGGGGTCTGACCCCGTTCACTTGCTTGCTTTGATAACTCTGTTTATAATGCAATTAATAACCATGCATGTCAAGACTAAGGCAACCTCTAAATGCTCCTAACCTACCTCTTTATCTTTGTCACAGGCGCTGTTATCGGCAGCTTCCTGAATGTGTGCATTTACCGCCTCCCTGCAGCGCAATCCATAGTCTCTCCTGCCTCTCATTGTCCCCACTGCAAAACACCGATAAAGTTGTATGATAATATCCCGATCCTGGGTTTTTTGTTACTGCGTGGAAGGTGCAGGGTTTGCGGCACACCAATTTCAGTTCAATATATCTTAATTGAACTTATAAATGGGGCGGGATATACGATAATAGCATGGAAATTTGGCTTCTATACAGAGACAGCGGTTTATGCACTCCTCTTTTCGGCCCTTCTTACTGCCAGTGTCATAGACCTTCATCACCAGATAATCCCCGATGTCATTACTATTCCCGGAATAATTATAGGGCTTTTGGCAAGCGCATTTATACTCCCGTCCGGGATATCAAGCGCCATCCTGGGATTATTAATAGGTGGCGGTCTCTTTTTTATAATAGCCCTGATAAGCCGTGGCGGGATGGGGGGAGGGGATATTAAATTGATCGCAATGATCGGGGCCTTCCTTGGACTTTCAGATGTCCTGATTACAATTGTCCTGTCCTCATTTATCGGCTCTATTGTCGGGATTTTCATGATGTTAATGTTTGGCAAGGGGAGGAAGTATAAGATCCCATTCGGGCCTTTCCTTGCCACAGGTGGTATATTGAGCCTGTTCTTTAAACAGGAGATCCTTGAATGGTATCTTGGGATGGACCTATGGCGCTATTAGCCCTTGCAGCAGGTGTATTAGCCGGAGGAGTTGCCGTCTACTTCATCCTGCGGGCATTATTCGTGACGCGCAAGAATCTTATTTCAACCAAATCAGACGATATCGTTCCTGATAAGAAGGAAAAGGTAGAATTTGTTATTGATACCTTCACATCACTGATACACAAGCTTAAGGATAAAGAGGATGAGCTGGAGAAGCTGCGAAGCGTAGCAGAGCGCCGCGCATCAGAAGCAGAGAGTTATAACGAAGATATTCTAAGATGTGTAGGAAGCGGTGTTGTGACTTTCAGTATGGACAGGGTCATTACAACTATTAATAATGCTGCAGAGCGGATGCTGGGAATATACAAAGAGGAGACCCTCGGCCTGCCATGCGAAAGGGTCTTCGGACAGAACAGCTCCATCTGCAGGATGCTTGATGAGTCATTACTGACAGCAGCAACCCTGTCACGG
The sequence above is drawn from the Nitrospirota bacterium genome and encodes:
- the larC gene encoding nickel pincer cofactor biosynthesis protein LarC produces the protein MKIAWFDCSSGISGDMILGAMVDAGVPFDKLKEGLSQLNLEGYSISANTVLKKGVKATKVDVVIESPDLPGRPLKDLRQIISDSNLSQEIKTKSLSIFQRLAVAESVVHNCPVEDVHFHEVGHIDTIVDIVGSVYAFHLLGIDKVISSPVDTGSGTVKMSHGIFPIPAPVTAELLKDVPVYSSGIERELTTPTGAAIITAFASSFQPLPKMTPSQIGYGAGGWELSEKPNILRVFIGEDAGALGTDEVCVIETNIDDMNPQIYEYLMDRLFEAGALDVYITPIIMKKNRPAQMLSVIADTGTLNVLREIIFRETTSIGVRVGKLSRFVLARDIKEVQLPYGRVRIKISGGSNGVHNIVPEYEDCKALALKTGIPLKDIIELARRSGRE
- the larB gene encoding nickel pincer cofactor biosynthesis protein LarB, producing MKPEDIARILSLVKTGKLGVDKALDRLRHLPYENLDFARIDHHRHLRQGMPEVIYCEGKKVNQVVRIAERILDKKGDIIATRAGQDIFNALSAIDSRAEYNEHGRVVTILHKKKALTKGTVLIVSGGTSDMPVAEEAHALLDAFGSRVKTLYDVGVAGIHRLLDNRDALRKPRVIIVVAGMDGALSSVVGGLASQPVIAVPTSNGYGASFGGVAALLTMLNSCAAGVAVMNIDNGFGAACMAHKINLIGE
- a CDS encoding NAD(P)-dependent glycerol-3-phosphate dehydrogenase, whose translation is MSRKIAVLGAGSWGTTLAKLLAEKDNEIRLWVYEKDLVEVIKKERENSIYLPGYKLPENIEPTNSLKEAVTACDIILSVVPSHAVGDVFKELNDFMPDVPVVSATKGITTDTLQTVSEVLGDILSPAVAHKRYAVISGPSFAKEVAQKHPTAITIASANEALAKEMQALFLRSYFRVYTNFDITGVEIGGSLKNVIAIATGCADGLGFGHNTRAALITRGLAEIKRLGTAMGAQAPTFYGLSGLGDLVLTCTGELSRNRTLGYRLGQGVKLRDTFSELSGRGMVAEGVKTTKAAWELAKRYDVSMPITHEVYSLLYEEKDVQQVVHDLMMREAGGE
- a CDS encoding prepilin peptidase, whose product is MLLTYLFIFVTGAVIGSFLNVCIYRLPAAQSIVSPASHCPHCKTPIKLYDNIPILGFLLLRGRCRVCGTPISVQYILIELINGAGYTIIAWKFGFYTETAVYALLFSALLTASVIDLHHQIIPDVITIPGIIIGLLASAFILPSGISSAILGLLIGGGLFFIIALISRGGMGGGDIKLIAMIGAFLGLSDVLITIVLSSFIGSIVGIFMMLMFGKGRKYKIPFGPFLATGGILSLFFKQEILEWYLGMDLWRY